In the Candidatus Angelobacter sp. genome, one interval contains:
- a CDS encoding SGNH/GDSL hydrolase family protein, with amino-acid sequence MNTTTKRLLVHIQLLATVALVFVVPDQVSRAQTNPGSTKWESEIRAFEAADRTSPPPTGAVLFIGSSSIRLWKSLAQDFPGFKVLNRGFGGSQIADSTAFADRIVLPYKPKVIVLYAGDNDIAAGRSPEQVLADFKAFVNKVRGGLPRARIVFLSIKPSPSRWQFVEKIRAANNLVENFCNHEKRLAYIDVFNPMLGRDGSPRAELFGEDKLHMNAKGYALWTSIIRPRLAK; translated from the coding sequence ATGAACACCACGACAAAGCGTTTGCTCGTTCACATACAATTGCTCGCCACGGTGGCACTTGTGTTCGTCGTTCCAGACCAGGTGTCCCGGGCCCAGACGAATCCGGGCTCCACGAAATGGGAGTCTGAAATCAGGGCGTTTGAGGCCGCCGATAGAACCAGCCCACCCCCCACTGGCGCCGTCCTTTTCATTGGCAGTTCGAGCATCCGGCTCTGGAAATCCCTGGCGCAGGATTTTCCCGGGTTCAAAGTTCTCAACCGGGGATTCGGCGGGTCACAGATCGCCGATTCCACTGCCTTCGCCGACCGCATCGTGTTGCCTTACAAACCGAAAGTGATTGTGCTCTACGCCGGAGACAACGACATAGCGGCAGGCAGGTCACCGGAACAGGTCCTGGCCGACTTCAAGGCGTTCGTTAACAAAGTGCGCGGCGGACTTCCCCGGGCGCGAATCGTGTTTCTGTCGATCAAGCCAAGCCCGTCGCGCTGGCAGTTCGTGGAAAAAATCCGGGCTGCCAACAACCTGGTCGAAAACTTTTGCAACCACGAAAAACGGCTCGCTTACATTGACGTTTTTAATCCGATGCTCGGGAGAGACGGCAGCCCGCGGGCAGAACTGTTCGGTGAGGACAAGTTGCACATGAACGCCAAGGGATATGCGCTGTGGACCTCGATCATCAGGCCGCGATTGGCAAAGTAG